In Hyphomicrobiales bacterium, a genomic segment contains:
- a CDS encoding ABC transporter permease produces MDRLKSFNIRKIGLGLLGLVLFIGLWKASHSFEWFRRGTMPDPFLVPSAMRDEIASGRFFPAIGSSLIHYFWGLGLGTFLGIIVGAGAATTRFLDELHVYLARILRPIPPLAWVVFAIAWFQVSHAGAAFVIAIGVFWVNYFATYSGVRNVDPRYYELAKAFGRDGYLNRTFKVTFPAAAPGVLSGARTGVGQAWMTLIAAELLGVPGMGQEMNSAAGVGAYEAVVVYMLAISAVYAVSDMIFAAIENWILRWRPSSQ; encoded by the coding sequence TTGGATCGTCTAAAATCTTTCAATATTAGAAAGATTGGGCTTGGCCTTTTGGGCTTAGTGCTTTTCATTGGCCTATGGAAAGCCTCGCACTCCTTTGAATGGTTTCGGCGTGGGACTATGCCGGACCCGTTTTTAGTGCCGAGCGCCATGAGGGATGAGATCGCATCGGGCCGATTTTTCCCAGCTATCGGATCAAGCCTCATCCATTACTTCTGGGGACTAGGACTTGGTACATTTCTTGGCATTATTGTTGGCGCAGGCGCGGCAACAACGCGATTTTTGGATGAGCTTCATGTTTATTTAGCGCGTATTCTACGACCAATTCCACCGCTCGCTTGGGTCGTCTTTGCAATCGCCTGGTTTCAGGTAAGTCATGCTGGTGCCGCGTTTGTTATTGCCATTGGTGTGTTCTGGGTAAATTATTTTGCAACCTACAGTGGGGTGCGAAACGTTGATCCGCGCTACTATGAATTGGCTAAGGCTTTTGGCCGAGATGGATATTTAAATCGTACGTTTAAGGTAACTTTTCCAGCCGCAGCGCCGGGGGTGTTAAGTGGTGCACGTACAGGGGTTGGGCAAGCTTGGATGACATTGATCGCCGCAGAACTTTTGGGTGTGCCTGGCATGGGACAAGAAATGAATTCTGCAGCAGGCGTCGGTGCTTATGAGGCCGTTGTGGTTTATATGTTGGCAATCTCGGCCGTCTATGCCGTATCCGATATGATTTTTGCTGCTATTGAGAACTGGATTTTGCGTTGGCGCCCATCATCACAATAG
- a CDS encoding ABC transporter ATP-binding protein — MAPIITIENLGVHYPGADNWTLKDVSLEVQPNEFVALVGGSGVGKSTLVRVIAGLLEQTAGNISVNAEKVPGERRRSLVFQDGRLMPWRNVYNNIAYGLEGLTISPEEKASRIEEVLTLTQLNDYADRWPHQLSGGQAQRVGIARALAVKPAVLLMDEPFSAVDALTRHSLQTELALIWRQTKAAVIFITHDIDEALYLADRVIVLGGQPAGIVEETVVSVPRPRDRRDIILRDEGYRLIEFLES; from the coding sequence TTGGCGCCCATCATCACAATAGAAAACCTTGGTGTACATTATCCCGGAGCGGATAATTGGACGCTGAAAGACGTGTCACTCGAAGTGCAACCAAATGAGTTCGTCGCTTTGGTCGGTGGTTCAGGTGTCGGTAAATCGACATTGGTGCGGGTTATAGCCGGACTTTTAGAACAGACTGCAGGCAATATCTCAGTGAATGCAGAAAAAGTGCCTGGGGAGCGCCGACGCTCGCTCGTTTTTCAAGACGGTCGCCTGATGCCATGGCGCAATGTGTATAATAATATAGCCTACGGGTTGGAAGGCTTGACCATCAGCCCTGAAGAAAAGGCGTCTCGTATTGAAGAAGTCTTGACGCTTACCCAACTCAACGATTATGCGGATCGTTGGCCTCATCAGCTCTCTGGTGGGCAAGCCCAACGTGTTGGCATTGCGCGCGCTCTAGCGGTAAAACCTGCTGTTTTACTTATGGATGAACCTTTCAGCGCAGTAGATGCTCTCACACGCCATAGCTTGCAAACTGAACTGGCACTGATTTGGCGGCAAACAAAAGCTGCTGTTATATTTATCACGCATGACATTGATGAGGCGCTGTATCTGGCTGACCGTGTGATTGTGCTGGGTGGACAACCAGCCGGTATTGTTGAGGAGACAGTGGTCTCAGTGCCACGGCCGCGTGATCGGCGCGATATCATATTACGCGACGAAGGCTATCGCTTAATCGAATTTTTAGAGTCCTAA
- a CDS encoding bifunctional aconitate hydratase 2/2-methylisocitrate dehydratase, translating to MSLYSDYLTEIDDRKKQGLSPKPIDDGALVYELIGIIKDSDHEHRKDALHFLIYNTLPGTTSAAGVKAELLKKIILGDFPVEEISTTFAFELLSHMKGGPSVKVLLDLALGDDATIANAAADVLKTQVFLYDADTDRLKEAFESGNQIAKDILTSYSNAEFFNKLPDIEEEIEVVTYIAAEGDISTDLLSPGHQAHSRSDRELHGQCMMSEKAQKEIEALKLQHPNKRVMLIAEKGTMGVGSSRMSGVNNVALWTGKPASPYVPFVNIAPVVAGTNGISPIFLTTVGVTGGIGLDLKNWVKKVDADGKTILNNDGHPVLEQKYAVETGTVLKINTKKKKLYNEDGSQEHADLSNAFTPQKIEFMKAGGSYAIVFGKKLQTLACEILDVELKSAFAPSKEISHEGQGLTAVEKIFNKNALGATPGKVLHAGSDTRVKVNIVGSQDTTGLMTSQELEAMAATVLSPTVDGAYQSGCHTASVWDLKAQANTPRLMAFMHKFGLITARDPKNVYHSMTDVIHKVLNDITVDDWAVIIGGDSHTRMSKGVAFGADSGTVALALATGEATMPIPESVKVTFKGEMADHMDFRDVVHATQAQMLDQFGDNVFQGRIIEVHIGTLLADQAFTFTDWTAEMKAKASICISEDETLIQSLEIAKSRIQVMIDKGMDNDVRMLNGLIEIADKRISEIRSGEKPALTPDDNAKYFAEVVIDLGLINEPMIADPDVNNVDVSKRYTHDTIRPISYYNAEKKIDLGFVGSCMVHKGDMKIVAQMLRNIENENGKVDFKAPLVLTAPTYNIIDELKEEGDWSVLQKYSGFEFDDNAPKQEARTEYENTLYLERPGCNLCMGNQEKAEKGDTVLATSTRLFQGRVVADSKEKKGESLLASTPVVVLAAILGRTPTIDEYKTAVDGINLTQFAPPVIKPIDTKSVHF from the coding sequence ATGAGTTTATACAGCGACTACCTCACCGAAATAGATGACCGTAAAAAGCAAGGGCTAAGCCCAAAACCGATTGACGATGGCGCCTTGGTCTACGAGCTGATCGGGATTATCAAAGATAGCGATCATGAGCATCGCAAAGATGCACTTCATTTTCTGATCTATAACACCCTGCCCGGTACAACCAGTGCCGCTGGTGTCAAAGCTGAGCTTCTCAAAAAGATTATCCTTGGTGATTTTCCAGTAGAAGAAATATCCACCACTTTTGCTTTTGAACTTTTGTCCCATATGAAAGGCGGCCCATCGGTTAAAGTTTTGCTTGATCTCGCTCTAGGGGATGACGCGACAATTGCAAACGCTGCGGCTGACGTTCTGAAAACCCAAGTATTTCTCTATGATGCAGATACCGATCGCTTGAAAGAAGCTTTTGAATCAGGAAACCAGATCGCAAAAGACATTCTGACAAGCTATTCAAATGCCGAGTTTTTCAACAAGCTTCCTGACATTGAGGAAGAGATTGAAGTGGTCACATATATCGCCGCTGAGGGTGATATTTCCACTGACCTTCTTTCTCCGGGCCATCAGGCGCACTCACGTTCAGATCGAGAATTGCACGGCCAGTGCATGATGTCGGAAAAAGCACAAAAAGAAATTGAAGCGCTCAAACTGCAACACCCAAACAAACGGGTAATGCTGATTGCTGAAAAAGGCACAATGGGTGTGGGTTCTTCACGTATGTCCGGCGTGAACAATGTCGCGCTTTGGACTGGCAAACCAGCTAGTCCCTACGTTCCTTTCGTTAACATTGCCCCCGTTGTGGCTGGTACAAATGGTATTTCCCCGATCTTTTTAACCACTGTCGGCGTAACCGGCGGCATTGGTCTTGATTTGAAGAATTGGGTCAAGAAAGTAGATGCTGATGGCAAGACTATATTAAACAATGATGGTCATCCCGTATTGGAGCAAAAGTACGCGGTGGAAACCGGTACAGTTTTAAAAATCAACACCAAAAAGAAGAAACTCTACAATGAAGATGGCTCACAAGAGCACGCAGACCTATCCAATGCTTTCACGCCACAAAAAATAGAATTCATGAAGGCTGGTGGGTCCTATGCGATCGTCTTCGGTAAAAAGCTTCAGACGCTTGCCTGCGAAATTTTAGATGTTGAATTGAAATCTGCTTTCGCCCCATCCAAAGAGATATCGCATGAAGGCCAAGGCCTCACTGCTGTTGAGAAAATTTTCAATAAAAATGCACTGGGAGCAACACCCGGCAAGGTCCTGCATGCAGGGTCCGACACGCGGGTCAAAGTCAATATTGTTGGCTCACAAGACACAACCGGTTTGATGACGTCACAAGAGCTTGAAGCTATGGCTGCAACCGTTCTTTCCCCAACCGTCGATGGGGCTTATCAGTCCGGCTGTCACACTGCCTCAGTGTGGGATTTGAAAGCACAGGCCAATACGCCACGACTTATGGCTTTCATGCATAAATTCGGCTTGATTACGGCTCGTGACCCCAAAAATGTCTATCACTCTATGACAGATGTGATCCACAAAGTATTGAACGATATTACGGTCGATGATTGGGCCGTTATTATTGGTGGTGACAGCCATACAAGAATGTCAAAAGGCGTCGCTTTTGGTGCAGACTCCGGCACAGTGGCGCTCGCACTGGCCACAGGTGAAGCAACCATGCCGATCCCAGAATCCGTCAAAGTCACGTTTAAAGGTGAAATGGCAGATCACATGGATTTCCGTGATGTGGTTCACGCAACCCAAGCGCAAATGCTGGATCAATTCGGTGACAATGTATTCCAAGGCCGCATCATAGAAGTCCATATCGGCACACTATTGGCTGACCAAGCATTCACTTTCACAGATTGGACCGCAGAAATGAAGGCTAAAGCCTCCATCTGCATCTCAGAAGACGAGACACTTATACAATCGCTTGAGATCGCCAAATCGCGAATTCAAGTGATGATCGATAAGGGCATGGACAACGACGTGCGTATGCTCAATGGATTGATCGAGATCGCTGATAAGCGTATTTCTGAAATCCGTTCTGGTGAAAAACCCGCTCTCACTCCAGATGACAACGCAAAATATTTCGCCGAAGTTGTCATTGATCTTGGCCTGATCAACGAACCAATGATCGCCGACCCCGACGTCAATAATGTCGATGTTTCAAAGCGTTATACTCATGATACGATCAGACCTATTTCTTACTACAATGCCGAGAAAAAAATCGATTTAGGATTTGTTGGGTCGTGCATGGTGCATAAGGGTGATATGAAAATTGTCGCCCAGATGTTGCGCAACATTGAAAACGAAAACGGCAAGGTCGATTTTAAGGCACCCTTGGTTCTTACTGCCCCAACCTACAATATTATTGACGAGTTGAAAGAAGAAGGCGACTGGTCTGTTCTGCAAAAATATTCCGGCTTTGAATTCGACGATAATGCGCCAAAACAAGAAGCCCGAACTGAATATGAAAACACCCTTTACCTTGAAAGACCCGGCTGCAACCTATGCATGGGCAATCAGGAAAAAGCTGAAAAAGGGGACACAGTACTCGCCACTTCAACGCGCCTGTTTCAAGGTCGAGTGGTTGCCGATTCTAAAGAGAAAAAAGGTGAATCACTCCTTGCTTCAACGCCCGTCGTTGTGCTGGCAGCAATTCTTGGAAGAACGCCGACAATTGATGAATATAAAACGGCCGTCGATGGCATCAACCTGACCCAATTTGCACCGCCGGTTATAAAGCCTATTGATACAAAATCAGTTCACTTCTAG